The following DNA comes from Rosa rugosa chromosome 5, drRosRugo1.1, whole genome shotgun sequence.
ATTAGTGCGTTTGATCGATTTTCTTTATGAAGCTAGGATCAATGTTCATTAGATATACCTTTTGCTTAAACATACCTGAGATTAGAGTGGCTTCTAGTAATTAAAAGTTTAAGTGAGCATATATTCATCCAAGTATTTTTTTCAGATCTCTTGACCTAGcggcgctctgctagggtttactcgACGGCTTCCAACCTTCGACAAAACTTCTAAATTTTCCAAACCTTGATGGCCATCGTCATCACTAGTCCTGTGGCTAATTGTGTAGTCTTGCTTGCTGTGTTTGGTTTGGGTTATGGAGGGCCGCCTTGGTCTGGGGCTTTTCTTTACTCCTCTGTCGTCGATTTAGTCCCGGCGTTTCGACTGGGGGAGAGTGATATGGTGGACGGCTTGTTTCTCGGACTCTCCGAAGAGCGTCCGCTATGGCTAGATTCGACCTTGGGACGTAGCTCAATGGAGGATCCAACTGGGAATTGGCTAGTTAGGGATTTGCTAGGAGAGTTTGTTGGCTTTCAAAGGGGGTCGATCAAGGTCAGCGGAGGACTGGGGTTAACTCTGCTGCGATCTGATTGGGTTGATTAGGGGGTGGCGACTGGGTATGGACAGTGGCGGATCCTTATAGGGGCGGGTGAGGGCCATGGCCCCCCCAATGTTTTCAAATTTCCTTAACCAGCCGTGTATAACACCAATAAAGTCAacaattttgtatatatatggcCCCCCCATTGCCCCAATTTACTAAACTATTAATTTTTGGCCCCTCCAAGATTGGGCTCCAAGTTCCGCCACTGGGTATGGAGATCTGACCCGGTTTGCTTCTGTTGGCGGCTGGGACGGCGTCTCATTGGGACATGGTGATAGAGGCTTCTCGGCGACGGTGCGAGCGTTCGGTGGCGGAGACCGTGCAGCGACGGCGCCGGCTCATGGTTCTGGTGGCTGAAAACTATTGGGTGGTGGTGTTGGGGTGCCCACAACAGTCTCCATGCTTTGGGCCTTATTCTGGGTTATGGGCTGCTGGATTGGTATTTGGGTTCCAGAGTTGTTGGGCCTGAGATGGATTCTTGTTCATGGGTGGGGCTGTTGGGTTTCCTGTTCATGTTGGGCCCGTACTTGAATGTTGGGTTTCCTGTGGGCTGGATATTGGGGTGCATGGATTTCTTGCTGGACTGAGGTTGATTGGAACTTGTCAATTTGGGCGGCTCTGACGAATGAAGACGGAGTGGATGGTGAtacatcatcatctactccaaatgttgtttaattttttatctTGGTCGCAAAGACCAGTTTCTCTGAGGGTTTTTTATTCTGCTTTGGAGTTTCTAGGTCTTTGTTTaaaataatggtgcgtggaatttctaaaaggtgggtgtactggggatATCCTGGGTCTTATTCTTGTCTTCAGaataggttttagggttttctaaggaatgattctttctgtcgaccccttaggggtgtttcgtttttgtactgcttgctgaatctatataatgggctgacctattttgatcaaaaaaaaaaaaaaaaagtggcttCTAGTGAGTTCaatttaagggtttttgtccatttaccccatttttagagattttttccccacttaccccattaagtttttttaattctctctttaCCAAAAACACTAtgaggaggtcttccctaataccccattaagttttttttttttttttttttttaataccattttaccctcacccctttgttacttagagagagagagaaaaaaaaaaaaaggtttttgtccatttaccccatttctagggatttttttcccacttaccccattaagtttttttaattctctcttacccaaaacactctaaggaggtcttccctaatggcccattaagatttttttttgtttttaaattttttttaataccattttacccttaccctttattacttagagagagagaaagagagaatggaagagagagaaaccatataaGACTTcgccggtcgccggaatccggtcaccggattccggccCACTTTCgccagattccggtcaccaACCGCCTCCCACCGGACTTTtcagaaaacctcaccggaaatgtttattacgcaatagaggggcaatagacctctattgccccccaatagacatctatcagtcatgtattgccccccaatagacatctatcagtcatgtattgccccccaatagacgtctattgccttagtagtgtattgccccccaatatacgtctattgccccccaatagaagggcaataaaggtctattgccccccaatagacatctattgcccaccAATAGATGTTTCgattaccaaaatggaaactaatcttcctaaaattacacaaataaaactttgattaggaaaaaacgaggagattacatcaattcaaaacgtctattgctccctaatagacatctattgccccgtAATAGTAACTCCCCCTCCCTTCTGGGCATTCTGctctgcccccattttacccaaaaaaaaaaaaggtgcacAAGCAACATGACAATGATATGATACTGCTGTTGCGAATACAAAATGTTTCCTCCATTTCACCACCAAATAAGATCTATTGAACATATATGCACAACTGTTTCCATTTCCCACAAGTCTGCAACTATTGAACATAAAAATGAATCAGACCTCTTCAATACTGGCAATATATTCATCAAGGCGCAAATCATTAGCTTAGTAAGTGCATTGGCAGCACATTTTTTAACATACACAGACGAATCTCTAGCACATTTTCCCACAGCAACCACAACCAAAGGTGAAATAACATGCAGCCTAATCCCGACCATGGCTAGCAGTGCCCATGCCCTCACCAACGGGTTTGGATCCCCAAGATCCTTCTGGAAGCAATTAATCAATAGCAAAGCCTCATTCGGACGCCTGCAACATGCAATTTCACACACAATAACTCAAATTCCAACTCACAAACAACTCCGAAAGCTTATCAAGTAGTCAGTAATTCAGATTAACATACTTCTGAGCATAATGCAATAGGTACAAGTAAACTAGCCTCTTGACCTGCAGTGACTGAGTGGCTACGTTCTTAACAACCTGCAATTCCTATTCAGGAGCTTCAGAGTATATATACGATTTGCTCGGATCAAAATTTGCTGCCAAAAAAGGCCTTAGGAATTAGATTTTCGAACCTGAGGGAAGAAATTGGAGACATCGAAGCCATGGGCGAGGAGGCGTTTGAGAGCTTCctgcggaggagagagagagacggcgtggaggagagagagacagcGCTGGAGGCGAGAGAGACAgcgtggaggagagagagagcgccGGAGGCGAGAGAGACGGCGCAGAGGTGAGAGAAACAGCGCCAGAGGGGGGAGAGATCGGGATGAGAGAGTGATTGATGTCGAATGGCGTGATTGTTAATCTTTAATTGGGTTGAGGGTAACATGGTCATTTGGTGtcaaattgtgtatgtgggaataaaaatttgttgctggggtaagtaggataacttttgctcattttggggctttgggtcaaggacccaaaaaaaaatggaagagagagaaaccataggagacttcgccggagccccgtcaccgATCGCAGGAATCCAGTCACCGGCTGCgcggattccgatcaccggccgccggattccggtcaccggccgcctgattccggtcaccggctgcagCTCACCGGACTTTTCTTAAAAACCTCACcgaaaaggtttattgccccaatagacatctattacctcccaatagaggggcaatagaggtctattgccccccaatagatgtctatcagccatgtattgccccccaatagacgtttcgaatACCGAAATGGAaactaattttcctaaaattagacaaataaaactttgattaaagaaaaaaaaaaggagattacatcaattcaaaacatctattgggaggcaatagacgtctattgtcccccaatagaacaatttttttttcaatttctttccttctgggcatTCTGCCCctattttatcaaaaaaaaaaaaaaaaagtcttcacCCTCTCATACTCGATCtcagctgaaaaaaaaaaaaaaaaaaaaaaaaaaacccaaaatccagtaaaaaaaaaagacacagaGGAGACTTGGCCGGAATCGAACTGGCTtctactcctcctcctccggcgaGGTTGAAGCCTCCCACTCGCACATCAAACACTTCACCAGGTACGCCCATTGACGCTAAGGACATCTTCACCAACTACGCCGCCGAGCGCCTTCACCGGATCCGACTATTTCAGCAACTACCACGACCGGGTCAACGTCCCCAATCTCTGATTCACTTCCTCGACTCAAGCTCTAACAATCACAAGCTCTCCTTCACCGGCTACAACCCTCGCTTTCGCCTCCACAGGAATTTCATAGCtgtggtcgccgggatgcacgCGCTCCGGATGGAACCCGACCCAGCGGCGACTCTGGTTCTGACATAGCAGTTTGATTTCAAAGGGACGTTGAAGGCAGTGGAGAGGTTCAAGGTGACGGCGATATTCTGGCCGTCTCGGAGATGGACTGGTACGACGGCATTCGATtggtgatgagagagagagagagagagatggggatcgggaagagagagagatgagtggcAGTGGCTGTGGTTTCTTAATTAGActaagggcaaaattgtcattttccTTTAAATTGgattagtgggaataaaaatctgttggtgtggtaagtgggaaaattttgggtaattttggtgcttttggtcaagatcCCTTAATTTAATTATGTATCAAGCTTATCAAGGGGGGCTACTAGCTAGGGTTTAAGAGAGATGTCTTTGCGATTTAAGGGGCAAATCGCTTGTCCCTCGAAGTCgggatcgtttttttttttttgctgttatCTTTTTTGATCTATTCCTCTTTTTTATGTTATCTTTTAATATGTTATTTGATCGGCAAGTTCTTTTTTAGAATTTGGATGGCTGAAAGcggagtttttctattggaacctctaaatttactcacttgacctctatgctttttacacctcttatcaaattttcaaatactaaatttactcactaaacctcactaaacttcctcaaataacctcactcatataatttgcaaacaaattattatctttaaaataaaaaatttagtcatttcaatgatttaatcactctataaatcttaactaaatatacatttcttaagcaaacttgagtttcaaaaattaatgtctaatcaataagaaaatgccatgaactattattattattatttttttaatttctattttagctgtgcaaaaaaaaaaatcatttgtttttattctaaaaaaaaaatcattcgtttttttaatgttttttttttctgtattttttgtaccacatgattaattatttaaatattttttttatttttttttattttttacaaatataatgaattgacttagatttaggtcataaatcataagatgaattattttgttttccctcaccaatatgcgttcaagatatatatcatacatttttatgtcacatgatcataatacatttttatatatttaatttttattaaatatatatgaatgctttaatgagtatgtagtgaaattgaaaaatgaaaatagataaggaaaataataaggaatacaatctaatattattgaattggaaagtctacataaaataaatgtaatatttttttggtataattattgtccctagtagtcattttatagtaggttatatatgtcatttaataattcataatagagtgaggtcaagtaagcagatttggaggtcccaatagaaactctcctGAAAGCGTTAGTTTGTTCGTTAGTTATGAAATTTGAATTATGGAAATACGTCGTATACTCGTATATATTTGAGAGTTGGATGCTTTCCAAATTTAGCTTGATTGAGGATTATATCCGAACCAAATTAGCATTATTTGAGAAATCAGGTTATGCCTCTTTGGTTAGCAAATTTAGTGACATCTCTGTGTCACGCAAAGACTCGAAGAACCACCGGCTTGTGCCACGTCCTTGGTCTTTACTCCCTGGTTGGACTTTCTTTTTTGGTCATGGTTGGACTCTCTAGTTGGGTTGTTGTGTTTGTTGCCCAACgtgttgtttcttttttgttgatCTGTAATGTTGACCCAAATTTTGGGTCCTTATATGTGATGTTTTGTcaataataaaacaaaagatAATGGTGCTTCATTTAAGGTCTTCTTATCGAGGATTAGTAATATTTCCATACGAGGTGAGGTTTAAGCATGAAGTCTCTCCTTTTTAAAAATTTCAATGAATAATCGTGTTTGAAATTTCAATGAATAATAACTTGAGTGCGGAGAGGAAATACAATGGTGCATTTGTGTTCCACAAATATAAGTGACATATATTAGTCAACACTCACCCACTTTATTTACATATCATATTTTTTGGTGTATTAGCTTCTTCCACCTTAATTTTATCACTGAAATGCTGAGGCTACAAGTCTTAATGATTGAATAAGGATTGATCGAGTtttaggaggaagaagaagccaCATTAGTGTTGATGTTGAAGAATCAAAACTAAATGAGTTGTAGTAAGTAATGTAGTCCAATATGCAATGATGCTATGTTCCCTCCCCCTTTTATATCTCATCCCCCCACCCAGCACTCATTCATCTTCTTTTACTTATTGCTTCATCATCTACCCCACAAGTTCATCATTCATTTTTAACTTTTGGCACCTTACTCTTTCATTTTTTGAAGTCCCACTCGATGGAATGCAAAGTCACAAGAGCAACATTCAAACTAAATTGGACTTTTCTAAACATGGATTTTAGTTTCTTGGTTAGTATTTGCTTAGAGATCAACTTATTACTGTGGGCAGTCAATGATATCCATTATTTGTATCAAAAATGAAAGATTAACGAAGCTTAACTTTCAAATTAAACAttttccaaaagtattttcccTGATTCAAGATTTCCCATTTAATTCAAAAATAGTCGATCACACAATCCATCAGTTAATTAATGGCTATGGTTGATTTTTATGGCAATGATTTacaaatattttctttttatttttctttattactCCATTTCACGCAGAATTATATCTTACTTCTGTTTTGTTAATACCCTATGATTTTGTATTGCATCCACCAATTATGCTTTGTTCAAATTTTGATCTAATACATTCTATGGTCACATTTTACTGTGAGACTTCAACTCGTCCAAACAATGAAAGAGTTTGATCATGCGTATCAAATTTGTGTTCTAGCTTTCATCATAGATGTATGCCATAAATTTGAAACCGTGTGAGTTTAAGAAAAATAGGCTCATTACAATACACCTGTTGGAGATATGCATGTGGGGTTAAACTTATAACCGCAGGATTGATTGGCAGAGGAAATTCAAATAGAAAATCCAAGTCCATGCTATAATGAaaatacaaataaaagaaaggcagaaaaaaagaaaaagaaaaaacagagtAAGATTGCATACTAAAGAAAGAAGACTAGGTATTCACTCTTGTCCGACAAGACTTCCTTCCAATATCTCCATGTATCTTTCTCCTGTCCTTTCCAAGTTTTCATCTTTGCCTCTCTATCAATCTCCCAAAAACCAGGAATTAATTCAAACATTTTCTCTGTAACCAAATCCAAgaactttctttcttttttcttttggggagAAATGAAATATAATTCCCCATGATTCCACTCGAAACAAAATCCATACTTTACCATGCAATAAAAATCACAGTCACCTCCTAAACCAATCTTTCAATTCTCCCCcgatcaaaatcaaaatgggGTCTGCAACATCGTCTATGGCTGCAAAGTTTGCATTTTTTCCCCCAGATCCTCCTTCCTATAACATATTCGTTGATGAACCGACTGGGAAAATGAGGATCTCTGATGTTCATCCCAGAGAAGATGTGGACGTGGTGAAGATCAACACCAAGAAAGGGAACGAGATTGTTGCCTTGTTTATCAAAAACCCATCTGCTTCACTCACAGTGCTTTACTCTCATGGAAATGCTGCTGATATTGGTCAGATGTACCACGTTTTCAGTGAGCTTAGTGTTTATCTGGGTGTTAATCTAATGGGGTCAGTATATCAGTTTGAGTTTCCATGTTCATTTTTTTAGTATTGTGAGCTATGGATGTGATTTGGTTTGCTGTGCAGGTATGACTATTCTGGTTATGGACAATCTAGTGGAAAGGTATAATTTTCTTGTGAGATCTGTTGGCTCAAATCCATTGTATGAGCCTGTGTCACTTTCACAAAATTGGATGGTATAGTTCAAATTAATGAGAGAGAAATGATTTCTGACTTACATTTTTCATAGAATGTTTACAACCCATATTTTTGGGATTGCTATAGGTGCAGAACAAATTAGGGGTTTGGAAAAATAATTTAAAGAGTACCATCTGATGTTCCCAAGTTCATAAGCAGAGATATGTTCCCCATATGACTTGCTTGAATTAAAATCCAAACTCTTTAGTGGCAATGTATGATCATCTTGTGGTCGGTTCAATATGTATTTTTTGATTTTCATGTTAATTATCATAGTTTTGCATTGCTTTGGTACTTTTGAGATATCTAATCTATAAGACTATAATGATGTGCTCTACCGTGAGTTTAACTTGTCAAAAATTAATGTCACTTCTTCAAACAATTTTCATGACCACTTTCCACAATATAGTTTCTCTGGTCTCAAGTCTCAACATTCCCTTTTCAGCAATTCGATTCTGTATACTAATATAGTACCGTATCTTTGTCCACTAGCCAAGTGAGCAGGACACATATGCAGACATAGAGGCTGCATATAAATGCCTTGAAGACACCTATGGTGTAAAGGAGGAAGATATTATATTGTACGGACAGTCAGTTGGAAGTGGACCGACTTTGGATTTGGCTACTCATTTGCCTCACGTGAGAGCTGTGATTCTTCACAGTCCAATACTTTCTGGCCTTCGAGTAATGTACCCTGTTAAGAAAACATTCTGGTTTGACATTTACAAGGTATTTACCCCTTACTTTTGATAGAACAAGAACGTAAATTTTGTTGTTGGTGTTATGAAATCTGTTATTGAAAGTTCTTGCTTTGTGTCTATTGCAGAATATTGATAAAATGCCACTCGTCAATAGCCCGGTTTTGGTGATTCATGTAAGCCTCTTCATCAACTGATTTCTTTCGTACTTGTTGTATGCTACATGTGATGACTATTAGTATTTAAGGTGCATTGTGTTACTTATTCTGAAAGTAATGCTTTTGTTCATATGTATTTGAAGTAGTGATAGAGTTGTTAAATTTTGCTAGGGAACTGAAGATGATGTGGTGGATATTTCCCATGGTAAGCAGCTGTGGGAGCTTAGCAAAGACAAGTATGAACCTTTGTGGCTTAAAGGTGGTAACCATTGTAATCTGGAACTCTATCCAGAGTACTTGAGGCATCTCAGGAAGTTCATATCTGCCATTGAGAAGTTACCACGACACCGGAATCTAACTGAGCTGAGTCCTCTCAAGACCGTAGACGACAATGACAAAGCAAGACCAAGCAGTGGGAAGAGGGGTAAGGCTGCTAGATGGAGCACCGGGCAGCTGAGAGAAAAATCAAGGAGGAGCacagagaatggagagaaatcatcatcaagaagcAGTACTTATAGTAGAGAGAAATCATCGAGAAAGCTAAGTGTGGATCGATCTGGGAAGGCAAGGAATAGCACAGACTCAGATAGAGCAAGAAACAGCTTCGACCGGTACTCATTCTTTCCATTTTCACTACATTTTCTGTGAATTTTCTGATTGTTGATAGTCATTGTTGGCAAACTCTGCAGCTTGGGAGATATGGTGAGATCAGTTGGATTGTGCAATGTTGATTGTATGAAGCCGGCAGCTTTCGAGGCTTGAGGCTGACAGAAAGATTGAGTCAACATATATTCTTAGACTCCATGTTTGGTGGATGGAAGTTTGACTCAAGGGAATGACTTTTACCCaagattttatttttccttttggtATAGGGGAAGCCCCTTCTCCCAAGTTTTTATCAACTGGTAAATTGGTAATAATATCATACCCCACTCTTCATTTGGGTCTTCTTtgtgttcttttatttttaagttCAATATATATAGTGAGACTACAACTGTTTACGCAGATTGTGTATCAACCTTTGGTTGAGTACTACGTACCGTTCTCATTTAATATTGATAGATGAGATGTAGTGAGACTTGGAGTGCAAATAGAACGTGAAATGATACTACGTACTGATTAGTTTATATTTTCACATGCATAAGTTGATGAATAACAATCTCATATAAGATCGTAATCGATCCACGAAGTTCAAGTTCAATTTATGTTCATGTGTCTTGTGTTCTTTCCGTTAAAACTCAATATTAGATTTCATTGGAAAAATGAGTTAAAAGCTTGAATTCTAATATACTATGCtagcaaaacaaacaaaacatgaACATAAATTAGAATTCAACCCATACTCACGAGCAAACAAAACATGAACATCATTTGTCCCTCTATTGGGAGGTGTTTTGTTTGGACTCGTGAACATCATTTGTTGAATATTTAACCCATACTCATATTGTCCGTATTTTATATTAGTTTTTTattgatgtttttatttttatttttttttggataaaagtaTGTGGGAGGGGGGAGGCAGGTCCCCCCGGTCCAGAAACTTTATGATCAACCGTTTGCCCCGATTACTCAAGGCAGGTTTTGGCAGGAGCCCAACTAACATCTGGGCCCCAAACCCATTACAATTGGGAGTAGACAGACCCCGCAACGTCCCAAAGCCCACACTACCACACTGAAGTGGTTAGGTGGTAGGACCCGCAGGCATCCGCAATCAAGCCTCGATGGACTTAGACACTCGTGAATTTGGTACGTTTCACCAGCGTTCACATGGGCCCCGCAAGACCCCGACACTCAGCAACCTACCAACAAAGGATAAATTGACAACTCTGGGGTTCGAACCTTGGATAGGGGTGCCAACCAAGGCAGAACCTTGCTTTTGCCAATCTTGCCAACCTTTTCTTATTTGAGCTAAATTAGACTCGAGCCAAGCATAGCATAACTCATATTCGAACTCATTCAAAGCTCAATTTGAATCGAGCTCAAACTTAAGAAAACTTATTTGAGATGATTCGAACTTGAACTTACTAAAACTTATTAGACGAAAATAAGAGTGAATTTCGCCAATTGAAATCATGTTCGCCGACCAAATAGCAAACACAACATATCCATGACTCAAACCAAAAATCTGGTGCAACCAACTACAACAGTTGGCACCATAAAATACATATTTTCAGAATATTAACATCAGAACTTTAGCTCACCTAAAACAATTTCTGCTCAAACTTGGTAGTATAAGTTATACTGtataactaaaaagaaaagaaaaagaagaaaaaatgaagagGATATTGTGGGTTGGTGATATGGCAGCATCTAGGCCTTACAATTTCCCAGAACAATGGTCACGAGTCCAAACAAAACACCTCCTGTTCGCATTGTCTTCTTGTTTCTAGAACCCTCTTCCTCTTCCCTACTTAAAAAAAGTGTTAAACCCTCACAAAGTCACAAGGGTTTTTACACTTCAAAACACTAGCTGTGTTTCAAACCCAACACACCTTCTAAATTTTGGGCTCAATGGCTCCAGTCCTGAGCAGAAGCTTATCCACAGCCTCTCTTGCTTCACTTCCTTCCTTAACACTCAGAAACCCCAACAAGGTCTTGAACCTCAGAAGTGCCTTTGTGCCCCAAAATGGGCTCAGAAAGGGCTTTGCTTGCGGTGGTTTGAAGTGGAGCCTTGAGACCCAAAATAGGCAGGTCACTGTTCGCTGCGATGCGGCGGTCGCCGAGAAAGAGGTCGCCGATACGCCCGGTGAGGAATTCCAGTACCAAGCCGAGGTGGGTTTCTCTTTGTTTCTACTaaagtttggttctttttgGGTTCTGATTGAATTGGATTCTGAAAGTTCTAGACTTTTATATGATTTGTGGTGTTATTGTTATATGGGCAATCAAAATGGATGCATTTGGTTCAAATTATGGGACTTTCTTCATAGTTGGGACTGTTTATAGTTttcatttccatttttttttttttttttttttttttgcttttgagattTTAGTTTATGGGTTTTGAATTGAAAGCTGAGGACTTTGAAACTAATTACAGGTCAGTCGGCTAATGGATTTGATAGTGCACAGTCTATACAGCCACAAGGAGGTCTTCCTTAGAGAGCTTGTTAGGTAAGCTGAATATGCCTAGACCTTGATAATTCGGGGAATATATAGAATTTGAATCGAATGACATATGCATTATGGTTTTGTTGATATGCTAACTTTGTTTTGTTATGATGTTCTAGTAATGCAAGTGATGCTTTGGACAAGTTGAGATTTTTGAGTGTGACTGAGCCCTCGCTGCTTGGAGATGCTGGTGAGCTACAGATACGCATCAAACCCGACCCCGAGAATGGGACTATCACTATAACGTATGTTGCTTCTTAATTTTGTAAGTTGATTGTTAAGTCTATTTTGTTCCTTGATGGATAAGTGGAGATGATTGACATGTTGGTGTCTGAATTTTAGGGATACTGGTATTGGGATGACGAAAGAGGAACTCATTGACTGCCTTGGTACCATTGCTCAGAGTGGTACTTCAAAATTCTTGACTGCTCTGAAGGTCTCTCTCTCATAATGCATTGTTTTGCAG
Coding sequences within:
- the LOC133709941 gene encoding uncharacterized protein LOC133709941; the protein is MGSATSSMAAKFAFFPPDPPSYNIFVDEPTGKMRISDVHPREDVDVVKINTKKGNEIVALFIKNPSASLTVLYSHGNAADIGQMYHVFSELSVYLGVNLMGYDYSGYGQSSGKPSEQDTYADIEAAYKCLEDTYGVKEEDIILYGQSVGSGPTLDLATHLPHVRAVILHSPILSGLRVMYPVKKTFWFDIYKNIDKMPLVNSPVLVIHGTEDDVVDISHGKQLWELSKDKYEPLWLKGGNHCNLELYPEYLRHLRKFISAIEKLPRHRNLTELSPLKTVDDNDKARPSSGKRGKAARWSTGQLREKSRRSTENGEKSSSRSSTYSREKSSRKLSVDRSGKARNSTDSDRARNSFDRLGDMVRSVGLCNVDCMKPAAFEA